The region TTATTTTCCACGGTTAGTGCTTCCGCTTTCTGCAACGATTGGCTGCTTGGTAGACTTCGCGATCGCATTGTTAGCACTTGCATGCCTGATGGCCTTTTATGGTGTTGTGCCATCGATCGCGGTACTGACTCTTCCATTCTTTATTCTATTGGCTTTGATGGCATCGATGGCGATGGGATTATGGCTCTCCTCGCTATCCGCGATGTACCGCGACTTTTTGTACGTACAGCCATTTCTTATTCGAGTCGGCATGTTTGTCAGTCCAGTGATTTATTCCACCGCGTCGCTCGAACAAAAGCTACCTGGCTGGGCTTTGGTCATTTACGGCCTGAACCCCATGGCCGGAGCGATTGAAGGGTTTCGTTGGGCTCTTCTCGGTCATGGTCAATTTTCCCCGTTGGTGATCATTCCCTCGGTCATTTCCACGTTGTTTGTGCTGCTAAGTGGCATGTGGTACTTCAGTCGCATGGAACAACAAGTTGTTGATGTGGTTTAGTTGTTTGGTTATCTGCCTACTCGTCACTAATTTTGGGAAGTTGCTTTTTTATGTCAGATGTCGTCATTCAAGCTGAACACCTAAGCAAAAGGTATCAGCTTGGGCAAAGACAATCTTATGCAACTTTTAGGGAGCTCATTCGGTGGGGAGCTCAAATGCCTACACGTGCGTTACGTAAAAGCGTAGACGGAATTCGCGGCCAAAATTCCGTAGATGAAACGCACAGTAAGCGTGAAGTATGGGCGCTGAAGGATGCCACGTTTCAGATTCGTCGCGGCGAAGTTGTTGGAGTAATTGGAAGAAACGGTGCCGGAAAAAGTACGTTACTAAAAATCCTCACTCGTATTACGAAGCCAACAAGCGGTAGGGCTGAAATCCGCGGCCGTGTCGGCAGTTTGCTTGAGGTAGGGACAGGCTTCCATCCAGAACTTTCGGGACGCGAAAACATTTTTTTTAACGGCGTTATTCTTGGGATGCGACGCCAGGAAATCATTCAAAAGTTCGACGAGATCGTTGAGTTCTCAGGTGTTGAAAAGTTCCTCGATACGCCTGTTAAACGATATTCCAGCGGAATGCGAGTTCGCTTGGCGTTTGCCGTTGCTGCGCATCTTCATCCAGAGATTCTTTTAATTGATGAAGTCTTGGCGGTAGGGGATGCCGAATTTCAAAAGCGTTGCCTCGGAAAGATGCAAGACGTGGCTACAAGCGGGCGAACCGTAATTTTCGTCAGCCATAACATGGGAGCCATACAGTCGCTTTGCTCGCGATGCTTTACACTAAAAAATGGTTCTATCGATTTCGTTGGTGAACCTATAGAAGCAGTTGATCGTTACTTGGCCAATTCTCAAGAGTTTGAATCTGAAATTGATTTAGCTATTTTGCCTCGCGACTCTAGGTCAACGTCTTCCGTTTTTCAGCGGGTGTCGATCGCAGTAAATGGAGTTAGGTCCGGATATATGAACACCGGCGACTCTATTTCATTCAAACTAAAGCTGAGAATCCCAGATCAAACCCTCGGCGCTCGATTAGCAATTGGAATTTCGAATTTTGCAGGTCATCGGATTTTCACTCTTGATACACGGTCTTCTGATGTGTCAGTAGAGTTTACGCCCGGCGAAACGTGCATCGAATGTGACTTGCCTTCGCTCTTTCTGGCGCCAGGTGCGTACACGGCAACTCTCTATTTTAACACTTCCGCTGGTCACTGCGATCATCTAGTCGATGTGATCGGGTTTGGCGTTCGCGCAGTTAAATCGCAGGCATCTACGGTAATTCCTAAACTGGTAGGTGATTGGTTAATTCCAGCGAATTGGCATTTAGCGTCGGATGTGATCAGTCGCTCAAGTCCTAGTGCTGCCAAAACAAATTCCAGGTAAATAAAGAAGCCAAAGCTGCCCATAGGCCAGTCGTCAGACATCTGCAGAAGATAACATCCATGCAATTGCCTCAGCCCCTTACCGATCAAGTTGAAGAGGCAATTAAGAAACTGGACCTATGGGTAAGGCGACGTGATTTCAAAGGATACGATCCTTATGACCTCGCCGAATTGCAACGCTGTTGGGGTAATCGCGTCTCTCGCATTCCCTTGGCGGACCGGATTTCCGGCATTGTTATTCGATTAATGTGGCCCTATGAAGCCGGACGAAGGGTTTTAGGGGCAAAGCCCACATATAACGCCAAAGGCTTGGGGCTTTTTTTGCAGGCTTACTGCAATCTATTTCGCGTCACGCAGATCAACGAGTTTCGTGACGTAGCTATCACCATTGGTGAGAAACTACTCGAGCTAAGTCTTGCACCTAAGTATCCTTTTGGCTGGGGGCATACTTTTGACTGGCAAAGCCGTGTGTTTTTTCCAGCAGGTACGCCATTCGGCACGATCTGTTGCGAAGTTGGGCAGGGGTTCTGCGAATTATTCGCAATCACCAACGACGAACAATGGCTGGATACGGTTGTTGGCATTTCGAAGCACCTGACAACGAACCATCGTATGGACTACTCGGTGGAGCAAGATGCTGTTTGCTTTAGTTATTCACCAATTGATGACTTTCACGTTCACAACGCCAATCTGTTAATTGGCAGTTTCCTGGCTCGCGTCGGAAAATTGACATCGAATGCGCACTTTACGAATGTTTCACGGATGTGCGTTAACTATGCATTGAATGAAATGGACGAGGATGGCGGTCTCAATTATTGGGCGAAAGACCAGACAATTAAGAATCATCAGGACAACTATCATACAGGATTTGAGGTAAGAAGTTTGCTGATGATTGGTCAGCAATCCAATGACCGAAATGCGTTTCAAGCAGCCCTCCGGAGATATGACTACTATGTCGCGAATTTCATTGGACGAGAAGGGCAGCCGAGGCGAAGTCCACAATTGGACGAGTTAATTGACATACATGGATGTGCAGAAGCATTACTTGTTCATACTGCCATGTTGCATTTTCACGAAGATGCGTACGGCCATCTGCTGAATTCACTCCGATGGGTTCTCCACAATACGCAGAATCGCGACGGGTCGTATTGTTATCAATTGGTTCGCAAAAAAACGCATCACAGGTACGTTGCCAATCGAATGCCGTATATGCGATGGGGTCAGGCATGGATGTTGCTTGCATTGTCAAAGGTTCTAGAAGTCAATGCATGTAGTGATGGGTAGGGTAAAGCAGGAATAGTATGGGTATGTATATGGTAGTAGGTGGTTTTTGTGGGTTCTGTTAAGTTGTAATGAGTTATTGTTTGGCCACGCGATGTGTACTTGAAGAATGGAATTCGATGTCCAGGATAGTTGTTTTTTCTCGTTCCGATCTTTCTCGTGATCCCAGGGTCAAGCGGCAATTAAGCACGCTCTGCAACAGCCACGAAGTTATTCCGGTTGGATTCAATCCCCCTGTCGATGAGTTCAAGGAGGCGATAGACATCTCGGATGTCGTGATATTAGAGATCGCTGGAAAAAACAGGATTGAGAAGATTCGTTCTTTAGTGAAAGCGAAAGGGCTTTGGTCAGCGGGCAATATGTTGCTTGGGATTGTTTCCGAGCAATGGCTGATGGCGTTGCCGGTGATTGGATTTCATCTGCATACTCTTATCGAGACCCAAATTGTTCGCAGATCGCTGGTAAGGAAGTTACGGAGTAATAAGGCTGATTTAATTTTGGCAAATGACCTTTCGGCTTTGGCTGTCTGCGTTTGTGCTAAGGGGCATTCCAAGCTTCTGTTTGACGCCCACGAGTTTTCGCCTGAGCAGTTTCCCGGCGGACAGAAAGCAAGTGTGCAGAATCGCTACGCCACTTGGCTTCTTAAGAGGTATCTTCCCAAATGCGATCAAATAACAACTGTGTCGGAGGGCATCGCAGATGAGTACAGTCGGGTCTTTGGCATTGAACAGCCGCCGCTGATCAAGAATGCGAGAGGCTTTGAATCTTTAGAGCCGAAATTAACTCCAGGAGAAAAAATACGACTAGTCCATCATGGCGCAGCAAGCCGACATCGCAGCATTGAGCTATTGATCCAAGCAATGTCGCATTTGGATGAACGTTTCACTTTGGATTTATTTCTCGTCGGAAGTGATTCACAGTATCTCAATGAATTGAAATCCTTAGCCAGCGATGACCCAAGAATTCACTTTCAAGATCCAGTCAAATTCGATGATATTCCCAGAGTGCTGAATGGTTATGACTGCGGAATATCTTTATTGCCGCCGGTGTCTTTTAATCATGAGCATGCCCTGCCCAACAAGTTCTTTGAATTTGTACAGGGGCGGCTCTGTCTTGCCGTAGGGCCATCGCCGGAAATGGCACGACTTGTCAAGAGTTATGACTTGGGAGTTGTTACAGACGACTTTACGCCGCAGTCTCTGGCCACATCTCTTTCACAACTTAACGCCGAAAAGGTGATGCGTTACAAAGAAAATTCACATCGCGCCGCAAGAGAGTTGAGCGCTGAGCACGATATGAAGCGTTTGCGTGAGATCGTAGAGGGAGTACTCGCGGAATAGGCAAATTGCTGTGAGCAGGTGACGAATGAACGCCGTTTTCCGATTGTCTCGGAATACTTCCTCATTGTTACGCGGTCAGATGCCTGGATGAGTTAAAATATGAGCAAGTCATTCGTGCGATTGCAAAAAAATAAGGCTCGCCGCAAAGCCTTCCAGTTGAAGACCTTACGGCGAGCCTTATTTCAAAAGCGGAGAGAACGGGATTCGTTCGAGCCGTTCGCGCAAGTCGTTGTAAACAAGTGACTTAGGTCGAAGCTCTTGCCCCTGCAAGGATTTAGGGCTTATCAGCTGTTATGGCATAGAATACCGTCCTCTCACCTCTTGCGACGTGTTTTGGCACACTGTGCCATTCACTCTGTACTGGACGACTACGGGAATCATCCTGCCATAGGCGAGATGCAAGTAGCGTGAAGGGAAGGGTAGTCATGGACATAATCTCTTGGGAGATCTCCATGATTTCTTTTTCCGGTGGAATTCCTTCACCAAAGAATGGCCTCACATACTTGGTCCTGATCGTGGCCCGCATCTCGACGGTCCATCAGGATACGCGTAGCCTTGAAGATCAGATCGCAATCTGTTCCAAATGGTGTGAAGACAACCTTGATCAGAAATTCGTAGTCAAGGTCATTCAAAGCCGGGGAAGTGGCGAACTGCTTGATCGCACGGAACTGAATGAAATCGAAGAGGCGATCGAGTCAGGCCGATTTGATCTGTTCATGGCGGAGGACTTGGCTCGAATCTGTCGCCGAAATCGGGCGATTGATTTCTTGGAATTGGCCGAAGACCACGATACTCGGGTCGTAATGCTAAACGACAACTTAGACACCGTTAACGAGGATTGGCGCCTGAAAGCCAGCTTCGCGACGATGCACCATGAACAGTCGAATTCGGATACCTCTAAACGAATTACGCGAAGTATTCGAAACCGATTTCTTCAGGGGATGATCCAAACGGTACCGAAGGGGTATATCAAGCCTTTTCCCAAAGCTCTCGATGCGGATGTGACGAAGGATCCCGATGCAGAGCCGATCGTTATGGAGATCATTTCGCGACTTGAGAAGGGAGAGTCCTACTCGATGGTGGCGGATTTTCTCAACGAGAATCAAGTCCCGAAAGGTCCGTTTGGTCGCTCGAAAAAATGGACTGCAGCTGCTGTCTCGGGACTGATTCACAATCCAATTCTGAAGGGTATCCGGGAAGCAGGCCGTAAGATGGCCAAGCGGAACAATAAGTCTGGTAAACGACGCTCCGTAAAGGCTCCGCCAGAGAATCTTCAAGTCCGAAAAGTTCCGCATTTGGCTTACATTGATGCCGAGCGATATGACCGTCTCCTCCGAAAGCTCGACGCAAAGAACGCACCGTTTCGGCGCAAGAAGGTGAACGGCCGCGATTCTCGAGCCAACGTTCCCAAGAAACGCACGCGTTTTCCTGGTCAGCAAGTGTTCTGCGCTGTCTGCGGTCATCCAATGCAGTGGGGAGGGCATGGCCAAGTGGACCACATGGTTTGCAAGGGGGCTCGTGACTACCATTGCTGGCAAAGTGCGACCTTCGATGGGCTTCTTGCATCTGCGAAGATTCTGACGGCTGTCTATGAAGTATGCGACAAGTTGCCGAATTTCCCAGAAACGCTTCAGAACCAAGTGCGAGATGAATTTCAAGCTCTGACTAACACGCGAGAGTCAGAGCGGAACCAGATTGAAAAGCGGATCGACAAGCTTACACGTGACCTGAATCGCTTGGTCGAGTTCATTCTGAATGGCAAGGGCTCTGACTTTGTTTCCCAGAAGATTGCTGAAACCGAGGCCGAGTTGGAGCAGGCGAAGTTAGAACTGCAAGAACTAGAGTCACGTCCTAGCGTGGCGCCGGTGCTTCCGACTTCCGATCAGGTACGAGAACTAGCCAAGGAGGCGATCGCCAAAGGTTCGGTGTGTCCATATGAACTTAGCCGAGTGATGCGCAAGTTGATCCCACGTATCGAGGCTCATCCCATGCGTCTCTGCGACGGCGGGGCGATCGTCATTCGCGCGAAGTTTCAGCTGAATCTATGTTCGTTGGTTCCTGGATTGAACGACCTTACGTTGGCGCGAGAAGTCATGACGCCGTCGCTTGAGGTGGACCTGTTCGAGCCAGTTCAGCGTGAAGCGTTTCGAGAGCGTGTTATCGCGCTCCGAGACGGGGGCATGAAACAACGCGACATTGCCGCCGAACTAG is a window of Bremerella sp. TYQ1 DNA encoding:
- a CDS encoding recombinase family protein; amino-acid sequence: MISFSGGIPSPKNGLTYLVLIVARISTVHQDTRSLEDQIAICSKWCEDNLDQKFVVKVIQSRGSGELLDRTELNEIEEAIESGRFDLFMAEDLARICRRNRAIDFLELAEDHDTRVVMLNDNLDTVNEDWRLKASFATMHHEQSNSDTSKRITRSIRNRFLQGMIQTVPKGYIKPFPKALDADVTKDPDAEPIVMEIISRLEKGESYSMVADFLNENQVPKGPFGRSKKWTAAAVSGLIHNPILKGIREAGRKMAKRNNKSGKRRSVKAPPENLQVRKVPHLAYIDAERYDRLLRKLDAKNAPFRRKKVNGRDSRANVPKKRTRFPGQQVFCAVCGHPMQWGGHGQVDHMVCKGARDYHCWQSATFDGLLASAKILTAVYEVCDKLPNFPETLQNQVRDEFQALTNTRESERNQIEKRIDKLTRDLNRLVEFILNGKGSDFVSQKIAETEAELEQAKLELQELESRPSVAPVLPTSDQVRELAKEAIAKGSVCPYELSRVMRKLIPRIEAHPMRLCDGGAIVIRAKFQLNLCSLVPGLNDLTLAREVMTPSLEVDLFEPVQREAFRERVIALRDGGMKQRDIAAELGITLPAVQNAAKLQAEMDSMGLQDPYIPVTEAPMNLNRMRRHLHPRFEFQTYEPGNQD
- a CDS encoding glycosyltransferase — translated: MSRIVVFSRSDLSRDPRVKRQLSTLCNSHEVIPVGFNPPVDEFKEAIDISDVVILEIAGKNRIEKIRSLVKAKGLWSAGNMLLGIVSEQWLMALPVIGFHLHTLIETQIVRRSLVRKLRSNKADLILANDLSALAVCVCAKGHSKLLFDAHEFSPEQFPGGQKASVQNRYATWLLKRYLPKCDQITTVSEGIADEYSRVFGIEQPPLIKNARGFESLEPKLTPGEKIRLVHHGAASRHRSIELLIQAMSHLDERFTLDLFLVGSDSQYLNELKSLASDDPRIHFQDPVKFDDIPRVLNGYDCGISLLPPVSFNHEHALPNKFFEFVQGRLCLAVGPSPEMARLVKSYDLGVVTDDFTPQSLATSLSQLNAEKVMRYKENSHRAARELSAEHDMKRLREIVEGVLAE
- a CDS encoding ABC transporter permease, which produces MATDADVIRPTPEEAISVTVIESNAGWFDLDFKELWRYRELLLLLAWRDVAVRYKQTELGIVWVLLQPLLTTGIFAVLFQLLLGVGDKMSPSGVPYFVSTFCAMLPWQLFAESLTRSGTCIIQNASMLQKIYFPRLVLPLSATIGCLVDFAIALLALACLMAFYGVVPSIAVLTLPFFILLALMASMAMGLWLSSLSAMYRDFLYVQPFLIRVGMFVSPVIYSTASLEQKLPGWALVIYGLNPMAGAIEGFRWALLGHGQFSPLVIIPSVISTLFVLLSGMWYFSRMEQQVVDVV
- a CDS encoding polysaccharide ABC transporter ATP-binding protein, whose translation is MPTRALRKSVDGIRGQNSVDETHSKREVWALKDATFQIRRGEVVGVIGRNGAGKSTLLKILTRITKPTSGRAEIRGRVGSLLEVGTGFHPELSGRENIFFNGVILGMRRQEIIQKFDEIVEFSGVEKFLDTPVKRYSSGMRVRLAFAVAAHLHPEILLIDEVLAVGDAEFQKRCLGKMQDVATSGRTVIFVSHNMGAIQSLCSRCFTLKNGSIDFVGEPIEAVDRYLANSQEFESEIDLAILPRDSRSTSSVFQRVSIAVNGVRSGYMNTGDSISFKLKLRIPDQTLGARLAIGISNFAGHRIFTLDTRSSDVSVEFTPGETCIECDLPSLFLAPGAYTATLYFNTSAGHCDHLVDVIGFGVRAVKSQASTVIPKLVGDWLIPANWHLASDVISRSSPSAAKTNSR